One Streptomyces sp. NBC_01237 genomic region harbors:
- a CDS encoding dihydrofolate reductase family protein, with amino-acid sequence MRKLTYFIACSIDGFIGDPQGDATTMYPFVSEEFLGFLTSGYPETIAVQGRESLGLQDAKSQRFDTVIQGRSSYQLALDSGTTSPYGHLREVVASRTLKESPDPNVELISEDLVARVRELKAEDGELDIWLCGGSQLAGELLDEVDELVIKTYPLVYGSGMPMFGSGFAVTEFELRDVRTFENGVLVRTYSRKR; translated from the coding sequence ATGCGAAAGCTCACGTACTTCATCGCCTGCTCGATCGACGGGTTCATCGGCGATCCCCAGGGTGATGCGACAACGATGTACCCCTTCGTGAGCGAGGAGTTCCTCGGGTTCCTCACATCGGGGTATCCGGAGACGATCGCGGTCCAGGGCCGTGAGTCGCTCGGGCTCCAGGACGCGAAGTCCCAGCGCTTCGACACCGTGATCCAGGGGCGGTCCAGCTACCAGCTGGCGCTCGACTCCGGGACCACCAGCCCGTACGGCCACCTGCGGGAGGTCGTGGCGTCCCGGACGCTCAAGGAGTCACCCGACCCGAATGTGGAGCTCATCTCCGAGGATCTGGTCGCCAGGGTCAGGGAGCTCAAGGCCGAGGACGGCGAGCTGGACATCTGGCTCTGCGGTGGCTCCCAGCTGGCGGGGGAACTGCTGGACGAGGTCGACGAGCTCGTGATCAAGACATATCCCCTGGTGTACGGCAGTGGGATGCCGATGTTCGGGTCCGGCTTCGCGGTCACCGAGTTCGAGCTGAGGGACGTTCGCACGTTCGAGAACGGGGTGCTGGTCAGGACGTACAGCCGCAAGCGCTGA
- a CDS encoding serine hydrolase domain-containing protein — protein sequence MTSPSEELLPSTRRALLHRTATAQVEGRTPSLVAAVQRQGQPVWSGARSCVEGHAPDTDTQFRIGSITKTFTAVLVLRLRDEGLIHLDDQLEKHLPGTGVGSATVFQLLGHSAGLGAETPAPWWERTPGTKRPELADVLGEQPHMHQAGHRHHYSNPGYTLLGSLIEAVRGASWEEVLRREILEPLGMHRTTVRPEAPHAGGWAVHPWADVMLPEPAEDLGLMAPAGQLWSTAADLLRFSAFLAEGDERVLRAASVREMREPAAPSESGDWYGNYGLGLQVIRQDERTLVGHTGSLPGFLAALWFSVEDDVAAVVLTNTTAGLLAGVVAADLVQIVAEAEPRIPEPWRPLPEAEADAELVALTGPWYWGTHAFALRLVAERGLELQPLRTSGRGAAFRAEPDGTWTGLSGYYAGETLRIVRAEDGTVDHLDLGSFVFTREPYDAGAAVPGGVDEGGWRGLGS from the coding sequence ATGACCTCCCCCAGTGAAGAACTGCTTCCCAGTACTCGGCGCGCCCTGCTGCACCGCACCGCCACCGCGCAGGTGGAAGGGCGTACGCCCTCACTCGTGGCCGCGGTCCAGCGGCAGGGACAGCCGGTCTGGAGCGGCGCGCGCAGCTGTGTCGAGGGGCATGCCCCGGATACCGATACGCAGTTCCGGATCGGCTCCATCACCAAGACGTTCACCGCCGTGCTGGTGCTGAGGCTGCGCGACGAGGGCCTGATCCATCTGGACGACCAACTGGAGAAGCACCTTCCCGGCACCGGCGTGGGCAGCGCGACGGTCTTCCAGCTCCTCGGGCACAGCGCGGGCCTGGGGGCCGAGACGCCGGCTCCCTGGTGGGAGCGGACGCCGGGGACCAAGCGTCCCGAGCTCGCCGATGTCCTCGGTGAGCAGCCCCACATGCACCAGGCCGGCCATCGCCACCACTACTCCAACCCGGGTTACACCTTGCTCGGTTCACTGATCGAGGCGGTGCGCGGAGCGTCGTGGGAGGAGGTGCTGCGCCGCGAGATCCTGGAGCCGCTGGGCATGCACCGTACGACGGTCCGGCCGGAGGCACCGCACGCGGGCGGTTGGGCCGTGCACCCCTGGGCGGACGTCATGCTGCCCGAACCGGCGGAGGACCTCGGCCTGATGGCGCCGGCCGGTCAGCTCTGGTCGACCGCGGCCGATCTCCTCCGGTTCTCCGCCTTCCTCGCCGAGGGGGACGAGCGGGTGCTGCGGGCCGCCTCGGTGCGGGAGATGCGTGAACCGGCCGCACCGTCCGAGTCCGGTGACTGGTACGGCAATTACGGTCTCGGCCTCCAGGTCATCCGGCAGGACGAGCGCACTCTTGTCGGGCACACGGGGTCGCTGCCGGGCTTCCTCGCCGCGCTGTGGTTCAGCGTGGAGGACGACGTCGCCGCGGTCGTGCTCACCAACACGACGGCCGGGCTGCTCGCCGGTGTGGTGGCCGCCGACCTCGTGCAGATCGTCGCCGAGGCGGAGCCGCGCATCCCGGAGCCGTGGCGCCCGCTGCCCGAGGCCGAGGCCGACGCCGAGTTGGTGGCTCTGACCGGCCCTTGGTACTGGGGCACCCACGCATTCGCGCTGAGGCTGGTCGCGGAACGGGGTCTGGAGTTGCAGCCCTTGCGTACCAGTGGTCGTGGTGCGGCCTTCCGTGCGGAGCCGGACGGGACCTGGACGGGCCTCAGCGGCTACTACGCGGGGGAGACCCTGCGCATCGTGCGCGCCGAGGACGGGACGGTGGACCACCTCGACCTGGGGTCGTTCGTCTTCACCCGGGAGCCCTACGACGCGGGGGCGGCCGTTCCCGGCGGTGTGGACGAGGGCGGCTGGCGCGGGCTCGGCAGCTGA
- a CDS encoding GNAT family N-acetyltransferase, producing the protein MSDLEIRPAVVDDLAAVVAMLADDPLGAQRESPDDLTPYRAAFQRLAEDPNQHLVVAVREDRVVGTLQLTVVPGLSRRGATRSIIEGVRIHGDERGSGLGTQLIQWAVDESRRQECQLVQLTSDVTRTDAHRFYERLGFTASHVGFKLTL; encoded by the coding sequence ATGAGTGATCTTGAGATACGTCCCGCTGTTGTCGACGACCTCGCGGCGGTCGTGGCCATGCTCGCCGACGACCCGCTGGGCGCACAGCGCGAGTCGCCCGACGACCTGACTCCGTACCGGGCCGCGTTCCAGCGGCTGGCCGAGGACCCGAACCAGCATCTTGTCGTTGCCGTGCGCGAGGACCGCGTCGTCGGGACGCTGCAACTGACCGTGGTCCCCGGGCTGTCCCGGCGCGGCGCCACGCGCTCGATCATCGAGGGCGTCCGCATCCACGGCGACGAGCGCGGCAGCGGTCTCGGCACCCAGTTGATCCAGTGGGCCGTGGACGAATCCCGCCGCCAGGAGTGCCAGTTGGTCCAGCTGACATCGGACGTCACCCGTACCGACGCACATCGCTTCTACGAGCGGCTCGGGTTCACCGCCAGCCATGTGGGCTTCAAACTGACGCTCTGA
- a CDS encoding MarR family winged helix-turn-helix transcriptional regulator yields the protein MTATDPALTALSQGWCALSLLHGKIEGHIERALQTGHGLSVREYSLLGVLSRQHSGPGGHLQMKQVADAVVLSQSATTRLVTRLEDRGLLTRYLCDTDRRGIYTDVTDAGLALLDEARPTNDTALRAALDEAAENPELAPLVRTVEALKVPV from the coding sequence ATGACCGCGACCGACCCCGCACTGACCGCCCTCTCCCAGGGCTGGTGCGCCCTCTCCCTGCTCCACGGAAAGATCGAGGGGCACATCGAACGGGCACTGCAGACCGGTCACGGCCTCAGCGTGCGGGAGTACTCGCTGCTGGGGGTCCTGAGCCGGCAGCACAGCGGGCCGGGCGGACATCTCCAGATGAAGCAGGTCGCCGACGCCGTCGTCCTGAGCCAGAGCGCCACCACCCGGCTGGTCACCCGCCTGGAGGACCGCGGCCTGCTGACCCGGTACCTCTGCGACACGGACCGCCGCGGGATCTACACCGACGTCACCGACGCCGGTCTCGCCCTGCTCGATGAGGCCCGGCCGACCAATGACACCGCGCTGCGCGCCGCCCTGGACGAGGCCGCCGAAAACCCCGAGCTCGCCCCGCTCGTCAGGACGGTCGAAGCGCTGAAGGTCCCCGTGTAG
- a CDS encoding MFS transporter encodes MPLALLALAIGAFGIGTTEFVIMGLLPEVAADFQVSIPTAGFLVTGYALGVVLGAPLMTMLGTRVTRKRMLMLLMGLFIVGNVVSAVAPVFGVMLAGRVIASLAHGAFFGIGSVVAADLVAPQKKAGAIAMMFTGLTVANVVGVPLGTFIGQTAGWRTTFFIVAGLGVIGLLGVAKLVPDQPRAEGVRIRHELAAFRNVQVLLAMAMTVLGFGGVFAAITYITPMMTEVAGYSTSSVTWLLVLFGLGMVGGNLIGGKFADRHLMPLLYVSLGALAVVLGLFTMTAHNKIAAAVTVVLIGALGFATVPPLQKRVLDQAAGAPTLASAVNIGAFNLGNALSAWLGGLVIAAGLGYTAPNWVGAALAASALVLAVVSSTLERRTAVRGRIVAAHTPEPVAVAAHSPEPVAVPATRP; translated from the coding sequence ATGCCGCTCGCGCTCCTCGCTCTCGCCATCGGGGCATTCGGTATCGGAACCACCGAGTTCGTGATCATGGGGTTGCTCCCTGAGGTTGCCGCGGACTTCCAGGTGTCGATCCCCACCGCGGGCTTCCTCGTCACCGGTTACGCACTCGGTGTCGTGCTCGGCGCTCCGCTGATGACGATGCTGGGCACCCGGGTCACCCGTAAACGCATGCTGATGCTCCTGATGGGGCTGTTCATCGTGGGCAACGTGGTGTCCGCCGTCGCCCCGGTCTTCGGCGTCATGCTCGCCGGACGGGTGATCGCCTCGCTCGCCCACGGAGCCTTCTTCGGCATCGGATCGGTCGTCGCGGCCGATCTGGTCGCCCCGCAGAAGAAGGCCGGGGCCATCGCCATGATGTTCACCGGGCTCACCGTCGCCAATGTGGTCGGTGTACCGCTCGGCACCTTCATCGGACAGACCGCCGGCTGGCGGACCACGTTCTTCATCGTCGCCGGACTCGGCGTGATCGGTCTTCTCGGTGTGGCGAAACTCGTACCCGACCAGCCCAGGGCCGAAGGCGTACGCATCCGTCATGAACTGGCCGCGTTCCGCAACGTCCAGGTCCTGCTCGCGATGGCGATGACCGTCCTGGGCTTCGGCGGAGTCTTCGCCGCGATCACCTACATCACCCCGATGATGACCGAGGTCGCCGGATACTCCACGTCCTCCGTCACCTGGCTGCTGGTTCTCTTCGGGCTCGGCATGGTCGGTGGCAATCTGATCGGCGGAAAGTTCGCCGACCGCCACCTGATGCCGCTGCTGTACGTGTCGCTCGGCGCGCTCGCCGTGGTGCTGGGTCTGTTCACCATGACCGCCCACAACAAGATCGCCGCAGCCGTCACCGTCGTGCTGATCGGCGCCCTGGGCTTCGCGACCGTGCCACCACTGCAGAAGCGGGTTCTCGACCAGGCAGCGGGTGCGCCCACCCTCGCCTCCGCCGTCAACATCGGAGCCTTCAACCTCGGCAACGCCCTGTCCGCCTGGCTCGGCGGACTCGTGATCGCCGCGGGCCTCGGCTACACCGCACCCAACTGGGTCGGCGCCGCGCTCGCCGCCTCCGCCCTGGTGCTGGCCGTCGTCTCCAGCACCCTGGAGCGCCGCACCGCCGTCCGCGGCCGGATCGTCGCCGCGCACACCCCCGAACCGGTGGCCGTCGCCGCGCACAGCCCCGAGCCGGTGGCCGTCCCCGCGACCCGTCCCTGA
- a CDS encoding GlcG/HbpS family heme-binding protein, translating into MSTTTPTTVVAPLTIQDAEALVEAARTAAEAAGVTVAVTVLDAGGHPLAFRRDDRAVLIAGETSTRKAYTALQLNAPTADLVDAVQPGGLFHTLPTALDRPLLFIAGGVPVRRDGRLVGAIGVGGGAPEQDHGFASAAADALL; encoded by the coding sequence ATGAGCACCACCACCCCCACCACCGTCGTTGCCCCGCTGACCATCCAGGATGCCGAGGCACTGGTCGAGGCGGCCCGTACCGCCGCCGAGGCCGCAGGTGTCACCGTCGCCGTCACCGTTCTCGACGCGGGCGGTCATCCGCTGGCCTTCCGGCGGGACGACCGGGCCGTACTCATCGCGGGCGAGACCAGCACCCGCAAGGCGTACACGGCGCTTCAGCTGAACGCTCCCACCGCGGACCTCGTCGACGCGGTTCAGCCCGGCGGGCTCTTCCACACGCTGCCGACCGCGCTCGACCGGCCGCTGCTCTTCATCGCGGGCGGCGTTCCCGTCCGCCGTGACGGCCGGCTGGTCGGGGCCATCGGTGTCGGCGGAGGCGCACCCGAGCAGGACCACGGGTTCGCGTCGGCTGCCGCGGACGCACTCCTCTGA
- a CDS encoding GNAT family N-acetyltransferase, translating to MHRPLPRPLAELPIRRLTRGDLVACADLCEDRGWPRDEHRWGLLLSAGTGYGIDAPDGKGLVGACVVTSYGPRLSAIGMLLVAGRYARQGVARNLMRYVIEAAGSTPLSLYATAQGQPLYEQLGFGVVGRAERVSGYFRPDGGASGAATVPSAVTTRPASADDLRAMVRLDLAVFGTDRTHIIARLPAFSDRLRVAEADGELIGYAALWPSGNAHALGPLIARDTATAKALVSSLAATTDRPLRADIDARHEELLGWFEEHGLEQGSRTAVMTYGNPGLPGDWARRFAPLTVATG from the coding sequence ATGCACCGCCCACTGCCCCGGCCGCTCGCCGAACTGCCCATCCGACGTCTCACCCGGGGCGACCTGGTCGCCTGCGCGGATCTCTGCGAGGACCGCGGGTGGCCACGCGACGAGCACCGATGGGGCCTGCTGCTCTCCGCCGGTACGGGGTACGGCATCGATGCCCCCGACGGCAAGGGCCTGGTGGGAGCCTGCGTGGTGACCTCGTACGGGCCTCGGCTCTCCGCCATCGGCATGCTGCTCGTAGCCGGACGCTACGCCCGGCAGGGAGTCGCACGGAACCTGATGCGGTACGTGATCGAGGCCGCCGGAAGCACGCCTCTCTCGCTGTACGCGACAGCCCAGGGGCAGCCGCTGTACGAACAGCTCGGTTTCGGGGTCGTGGGCCGGGCGGAGCGCGTCAGCGGCTATTTCCGGCCGGACGGCGGGGCGAGCGGTGCCGCCACGGTCCCGTCCGCCGTGACCACCCGCCCGGCCTCGGCGGACGACCTTCGGGCCATGGTCAGGCTGGACCTCGCGGTCTTCGGTACCGACCGGACCCACATCATCGCCCGGCTCCCGGCATTCTCCGACCGGCTGCGGGTCGCGGAAGCCGACGGCGAGCTCATCGGCTACGCGGCACTCTGGCCCAGTGGAAACGCCCATGCGCTCGGCCCGTTGATCGCTCGGGACACGGCCACGGCCAAGGCACTCGTCAGCTCGCTCGCCGCGACGACGGACCGCCCCCTGCGGGCGGATATCGACGCACGCCACGAGGAGCTGCTCGGCTGGTTCGAGGAGCACGGCCTGGAGCAGGGCTCCCGTACGGCTGTGATGACGTACGGGAACCCCGGCCTGCCGGGTGACTGGGCCCGCCGCTTCGCCCCGCTGACCGTCGCGACGGGCTGA
- a CDS encoding DUF2269 domain-containing protein, whose product MKPLKRPVRRGLLVAHVAVSVSWLGLTVGLLTLGVAAFVTGDAGTAQAATRAMKIFGDWLVIPVALLSLLSGLVLALGTPWGLARHRWVWTKFWLTLITAGLSVFSLRPGIDEAATSGVVDIDLIIAPSVATATYLSITAISVLKPWGQTQRGRRLRVSASSAKTVDERSPHRTA is encoded by the coding sequence GTGAAACCACTCAAGCGTCCCGTTCGCCGGGGTCTCCTCGTCGCCCATGTCGCCGTCTCCGTGAGCTGGCTCGGACTCACCGTCGGTCTGCTGACTCTCGGTGTCGCGGCGTTCGTCACCGGGGATGCCGGCACCGCTCAGGCGGCCACCCGCGCCATGAAGATCTTCGGGGACTGGCTGGTGATCCCGGTGGCCCTCCTCTCGCTCCTCAGCGGCCTGGTGCTGGCCCTCGGCACCCCCTGGGGGCTCGCGCGTCATCGCTGGGTCTGGACGAAGTTCTGGCTGACCCTGATCACGGCGGGACTGTCGGTCTTCTCGCTGCGCCCCGGGATCGACGAGGCTGCCACCAGCGGCGTCGTGGACATCGATCTGATCATCGCGCCTTCGGTGGCCACGGCCACCTACCTCTCCATCACGGCCATCTCGGTGCTCAAGCCCTGGGGGCAGACCCAGCGCGGCCGGCGCCTGCGGGTCTCGGCCAGTTCCGCCAAAACGGTGGACGAGCGATCACCGCATCGGACAGCCTGA
- a CDS encoding NUDIX domain-containing protein, producing the protein MTERPVVKRTARAILLDGEDLVLIKRTKPGVDPYWLTPGGGVEPEDATVVDALHREVDEELGAKVVDVVPCFVDTVEHIADGGVTGVKVQHFFVCRLESMDPSRRHGPEIDEPCGEYEIVRVPFSRVGIAAVHLVPLSLRHYLDGNIEGVRAMHAPDLG; encoded by the coding sequence ATGACCGAACGTCCTGTGGTCAAGCGCACCGCACGTGCCATCCTGCTCGACGGTGAGGACCTCGTCCTCATCAAACGCACCAAGCCGGGGGTGGATCCGTACTGGCTCACGCCCGGCGGCGGGGTCGAACCGGAGGACGCCACCGTCGTGGACGCCCTGCACCGCGAGGTCGACGAAGAGCTCGGTGCCAAGGTCGTCGATGTGGTGCCCTGTTTCGTCGATACCGTCGAGCACATCGCGGACGGCGGGGTGACCGGCGTGAAGGTTCAGCACTTCTTCGTCTGCCGACTGGAGTCGATGGACCCGTCGCGCCGCCACGGCCCCGAGATCGACGAGCCCTGCGGGGAGTACGAGATCGTCCGGGTGCCCTTCAGCAGGGTCGGGATCGCCGCGGTCCATCTCGTACCGCTGTCGCTGCGGCACTATCTGGACGGCAATATCGAAGGGGTACGGGCCATGCACGCGCCCGACCTGGGCTGA
- a CDS encoding LysR family transcriptional regulator, with protein MDLTLLRTFVTVHRAGSFTRAAALLGLSQPAVTSQIRTLERQLGRPLFLRRARGVTPTSIGDELAHRAAPHLDALVEIAETGLDEESGVRTLHLAGPPEFTSVRALPALAPLVSQGLALRSSFVPNAEETLEGLAAGHHDLAITTARPRGGLLTSTPLCDEEHVLVAAPRWAGRLGPGTLRHKGPVVLEQLPVVEVHESLPLVSRYWAAVFDSRPAASATVIAPDLRAVLECAVAGAGLAVLPRYLCERALERGEVVALLDPPVPPLRTYFVAVRTGTLALPHISRAHEWLVRAAVAW; from the coding sequence ATGGACCTGACTCTGCTGCGCACGTTCGTGACCGTGCACCGGGCGGGCTCCTTCACGCGCGCCGCCGCCCTCCTCGGGCTGTCCCAGCCCGCTGTCACCTCGCAGATCCGCACCCTGGAACGGCAGCTGGGCCGTCCGCTCTTCCTGCGCAGAGCCCGTGGAGTGACCCCGACCAGCATCGGCGACGAACTCGCCCACCGGGCGGCCCCCCATCTGGACGCGCTGGTCGAGATCGCCGAGACCGGGCTCGACGAGGAGTCGGGCGTACGGACACTGCATCTGGCCGGTCCGCCGGAGTTCACGTCCGTCCGTGCGCTGCCCGCTCTGGCCCCCCTGGTCTCCCAGGGCCTCGCACTGCGCAGTTCCTTCGTCCCGAACGCCGAGGAGACGCTGGAGGGGCTGGCAGCCGGACATCACGATCTGGCCATCACCACGGCCCGGCCGCGCGGCGGGCTGCTCACCTCGACACCGCTCTGCGACGAGGAACACGTGCTGGTGGCCGCGCCCCGCTGGGCCGGGCGGCTGGGACCCGGAACGCTGCGGCACAAGGGCCCCGTGGTGCTGGAGCAACTGCCGGTGGTCGAGGTGCACGAGAGCCTGCCGCTCGTCTCCCGTTACTGGGCCGCCGTCTTCGACAGCCGGCCCGCCGCGTCCGCCACCGTCATCGCTCCGGACCTGCGGGCGGTCCTGGAGTGCGCGGTGGCGGGTGCCGGGCTCGCCGTCCTGCCGCGCTACCTCTGTGAGCGGGCGCTGGAGCGGGGTGAGGTCGTGGCCCTGCTCGACCCCCCGGTCCCGCCGCTGCGCACGTACTTCGTGGCCGTACGGACCGGCACGCTCGCCCTGCCGCACATCTCGCGGGCGCACGAATGGCTGGTCCGCGCCGCTGTCGCCTGGTGA
- a CDS encoding cystathionine gamma-lyase produces MSTMGDGTRAVRAGLPEPEQYEPTLPGPVFAAHFHLSGAPVGPYTYGRDSNPTWTHLERAIGELEAPGEEVGTTVFASGMAAISAVLLSQARTGDTVVLPDDGYQALPLVREQLEAYGVEVRTAPTGGDAQLAVLEGAKLLWIETPSNPGLDVCDVRRLVAAAHAVGALVAVDNTLATPIGQRPLELGADFSVASDTKGMTGHGDILLGHVTCRDPELSAGVRRWRKVVGAIPGPMEAWLAHRSLATLQLRIDRQCATALALAQALGRRAEVTGLRYPGLPTDPSYPNAVRQMRRFGSVVSFVLADRETAERFLAGLRLVDDATSFGGVRSTAERRGRWGGDAVPEGFIRFSVGAEDPEDLLADVERALDEAAR; encoded by the coding sequence ATGAGCACCATGGGTGACGGAACACGGGCGGTGCGGGCGGGGCTTCCCGAACCGGAGCAGTACGAACCCACCCTGCCCGGTCCGGTTTTCGCCGCGCACTTCCATCTCTCCGGCGCACCCGTCGGCCCCTACACCTACGGCCGGGACTCCAACCCGACCTGGACGCATCTGGAGCGGGCCATCGGCGAGCTGGAGGCGCCGGGGGAGGAGGTCGGGACCACGGTCTTCGCCTCCGGTATGGCCGCGATCTCGGCCGTGCTGCTGTCCCAGGCACGCACGGGCGACACCGTGGTACTGCCGGACGACGGCTATCAGGCGCTGCCACTGGTCCGTGAGCAGCTGGAGGCCTATGGCGTCGAGGTGCGGACCGCGCCCACGGGAGGCGACGCTCAGCTCGCGGTCCTGGAGGGCGCCAAGCTGCTGTGGATCGAGACCCCGTCCAACCCGGGCCTCGATGTCTGCGACGTACGACGGCTCGTCGCCGCCGCGCACGCGGTGGGCGCGCTGGTCGCCGTCGACAACACCCTGGCCACCCCGATCGGCCAGCGCCCGCTGGAACTGGGCGCCGACTTCTCGGTGGCCAGCGACACCAAGGGCATGACCGGACACGGCGACATCCTGCTCGGCCATGTGACCTGCCGCGACCCCGAGCTGTCGGCAGGGGTACGGCGCTGGCGCAAGGTCGTCGGAGCGATTCCGGGCCCCATGGAGGCATGGCTCGCCCACCGCTCCCTGGCGACGCTGCAGCTGCGGATCGACCGTCAGTGCGCGACCGCGCTGGCGCTCGCCCAGGCGCTGGGCAGACGCGCCGAGGTGACCGGGCTGCGGTATCCGGGGCTGCCCACCGACCCCTCGTACCCCAACGCCGTACGTCAGATGCGGCGCTTCGGTTCCGTCGTGTCGTTCGTGCTGGCCGACCGGGAGACCGCCGAGCGGTTCCTGGCCGGGCTGCGGCTGGTCGACGACGCGACGAGCTTCGGCGGCGTACGCTCCACCGCCGAGCGCCGAGGCCGGTGGGGCGGCGACGCCGTACCGGAAGGCTTCATCCGCTTCTCGGTCGGCGCGGAGGACCCGGAGGACCTGCTGGCCGATGTCGAGCGGGCCCTGGACGAGGCGGCTCGCTAG
- a CDS encoding phage holin family protein gives MKNFLVKTIANAGALAVAIWLVQDITLDGGSTGRKALTLIVVALLFGLVNFLVKPVVKLLTFPLFILTLGLITLVVNALMLMLTSWLAGLFDLSFHVDGFWTAVLGGLIISVVSWALNVVLPDED, from the coding sequence ATGAAGAATTTCCTAGTCAAGACGATCGCCAACGCGGGTGCGCTGGCCGTGGCCATCTGGCTGGTCCAGGACATCACCCTCGACGGGGGCAGTACCGGCCGCAAGGCCCTCACCCTGATCGTGGTGGCCCTGCTCTTCGGCCTGGTGAACTTCCTGGTGAAGCCGGTGGTGAAGCTGCTCACCTTCCCGCTCTTCATCCTGACGCTCGGACTGATCACCCTGGTGGTCAATGCCCTGATGCTGATGCTGACCTCCTGGCTGGCCGGCCTGTTCGATCTCAGTTTCCATGTCGACGGGTTCTGGACCGCCGTACTCGGTGGCTTGATCATTTCTGTCGTGTCCTGGGCACTCAACGTCGTCCTGCCCGATGAGGACTGA
- a CDS encoding cupin domain-containing protein: protein MKAFRLDELEAERAANDGAYLQFVRERNMSVGLYALDAGELDPQQPHQQDEVYFVVSGRAAITVGMETTQVGRGSVVYVPAGVAHKFHHITEDLRVMVVFSPPES, encoded by the coding sequence GTGAAGGCATTCAGACTGGACGAGCTGGAGGCGGAGCGGGCCGCCAACGACGGCGCGTATCTGCAGTTCGTGCGGGAACGGAACATGTCCGTCGGCCTGTACGCCCTGGACGCCGGTGAACTCGATCCGCAACAGCCCCACCAGCAGGACGAGGTGTATTTCGTCGTCAGCGGCCGGGCGGCGATCACGGTCGGCATGGAGACGACGCAGGTCGGCAGGGGAAGCGTCGTGTACGTACCGGCCGGAGTGGCCCACAAGTTCCACCACATCACCGAGGACCTCCGGGTGATGGTGGTCTTCTCACCGCCCGAGAGCTGA
- a CDS encoding DUF5326 family protein yields the protein MREIFAGMPWWVKWVAVPIIAIVVFGGLIASVVGFVIGLLFKVLVFVVLVGGVVFLVRKFMSSSSSRGDW from the coding sequence GTGCGGGAGATATTCGCGGGGATGCCCTGGTGGGTGAAGTGGGTCGCGGTGCCCATCATCGCGATCGTCGTGTTCGGCGGCCTGATCGCCAGCGTGGTCGGGTTCGTCATCGGCCTGCTCTTCAAGGTGCTGGTCTTCGTCGTCCTGGTGGGCGGTGTCGTCTTCCTCGTCCGGAAGTTCATGTCGTCCTCCTCCTCGCGAGGCGACTGGTAG
- a CDS encoding IclR family transcriptional regulator, with protein MTTATNAAVPTLIGSVQRALRLLEAVGAHRDGAPAKQLAREAGLPLPTAYHLLRTLTHEGYLRRENGVFVFGAAAEKLTGLPAVQKRRGTVGDSLAHLRDAIGAPVYCAVYREGEIELIAVADTPAAPAVDEWAAFRETGHAHAIGQCLLAQLDEKAREDHLDRHPVQPLTRYSVRDRQSLLERFRSMERAEPVIERQEYALGTVCAAIPITAGSTLAAVAISVPLDQEDRLLPAVEQLRGEVASLLRSFVFSISI; from the coding sequence TTGACCACGGCAACGAATGCCGCTGTCCCGACGCTGATCGGCTCGGTTCAGCGGGCGCTGAGGCTGCTGGAGGCTGTGGGCGCCCATCGGGACGGAGCGCCCGCGAAGCAGCTGGCGCGGGAGGCGGGCCTTCCGCTCCCGACCGCGTACCACCTGTTGCGCACCCTGACCCATGAGGGCTATCTCCGCCGGGAGAACGGTGTCTTCGTCTTCGGCGCAGCCGCTGAGAAACTGACTGGTCTGCCAGCAGTGCAGAAACGTCGAGGCACCGTCGGCGACTCGCTCGCGCATCTGCGCGATGCCATCGGCGCGCCGGTGTACTGCGCCGTCTACCGCGAGGGTGAGATCGAGCTCATCGCGGTCGCGGACACCCCCGCCGCCCCCGCGGTGGACGAGTGGGCCGCGTTCCGGGAGACCGGGCACGCGCATGCGATCGGTCAGTGTCTGCTGGCCCAGCTCGACGAGAAGGCCCGCGAGGACCATCTGGACCGCCATCCGGTCCAACCTCTGACCCGTTACTCAGTGCGAGATCGACAGTCGCTTCTTGAGCGGTTCAGATCGATGGAGCGTGCGGAACCTGTCATTGAGCGACAGGAGTACGCACTGGGTACGGTCTGCGCCGCCATCCCGATTACCGCAGGTAGCACGCTCGCCGCAGTGGCCATTTCTGTACCCCTTGACCAGGAAGATCGGTTGCTCCCCGCAGTCGAACAACTACGTGGCGAAGTGGCGAGCCTCTTGCGTTCGTTCGTGTTCTCTATCAGTATCTGA